Proteins from a single region of Dictyostelium discoideum AX4 chromosome 5 chromosome, whole genome shotgun sequence:
- the GP138C gene encoding cell surface glycoprotein gp138, translating into MKIILTLSIFLICFLQLGQSVIDPSQKDVMSDLLFNMYGYSLGLDPCQNLFVICKNINSTSTFQTVTNLNLGTPTQEYVITQDLSPLQNLTVFELYSSIYLSSSFFNYVNKFTKLKEIYLQSFNVTIPDDTIFPASLERFTIYNPSVPLGRATFESNIKNIFINSPLIGFSLPTLINVNPYLEYLSLPVTFYSGFPSNLSQVFTNLLTLQIRVFNDMNENNYKNFSISNNGIFKNLKDLEIEFTDSDNPQEFSIHSFLSNVPVIDYIYIYGQGVTIDPSVGILDLSYIKADNLYFNIDSSSILNNCKGTCIKFPKYSTFDSYYCKFSYDAIDFSNLLRFYDNNNDYEQNLPNIDNAPLLNEISISSSIVVGDIPESYCRINNLFLRNNELNGTVPSCIICLGGNKGGGMVLPNPLLNFNITSEPYCPNFKIDENYTNLLPTDGTGNIIITGTNLGWAEGYGLTPIIANSKLAITIPKGVGTNKNITVTFQNGEQGTFYYSYIPPFIKSYAIIELFGQKFFTINGTGFNYQNSNNITINDQQFTFINALGGGDNDGLTGWYFFDIPNFATESNFTVSALVGGQSSNEVTFYYFNSINITEEKLVLNNTGGSVDINGSFGTNNTSLVSVSINGTNCLVTSYTNSKLTITYPSNQVGDNYVLTLNVGGYAVNLVVEYIEGGETPTPSTTPSTTPSTTPSTTPSITPSTTPSTTPSSTPTQSPGDDGSTSSTLSISFYLITLLLLIQQFI; encoded by the exons atgaaaataattttaacattatcaatttttttaatttgttttttacaACTTGGACAATCAGTTATTGATCCATCCCAAAAAGATGTAATGTCAGatttattgtttaatatGTACGGTTATAGTCTGGGTCTAGACCCATgtcaaaatttatttgttatatGTAAAAACATCAATTCAACAAGTACCTTTCAAACtgttacaaatttaaatttaggaACTCCAACACAAGAATATGTAATCACTCAAGATTTATCTCCACTCCAAAATTTAACCGTTTTTGAATTATATAGCAGTATTTATCTAAgttcatctttttttaattatgttaataaatttacTAAACTCAAAGAAAT atattTACAATCATTTAATGTAACAATTCCAGATGATACAATTTTCCCAGCAAGTTTAGAAAGATTTACTATTTATAATCCTTCAGTTCCTTTAGGTAGAGCAACTTTtgaatcaaatattaaaaatatatttattaattctccTTTAATTGGTTTCAGTCTTCCAACTTTAATAAATGTCAATCCATATCTTGAATATCTTTCACTTCCAGTAACTTTCTATTCAGGTTTTCCTTCAAATCTATCTCAAGTATTCACAAATTTACTTACTTTGCAAATTCGAGTATTTAATGATatgaatgaaaataattacaaaaacTTTTCCATTTCAAACAatggaatttttaaaaatttaaaagatttagaaattgaatttactGATAGTGATAATCCTCAAGAGTTTTCAATTCATTCATTCTTATCAAATGTTCCAGTAAttgattatatatatatttatggTCAAGGTGTAACTATTGACCCATCAGTTGGtattttagatttatcaTACATTAAAGCTGataatttgtattt taatatTGATTCAAGTTCAATATTAAACAATTGTAAAGGCACTTGTATTAAATTCCCTAAATATTCCACTTTTGATTCATATTATTGCAAATTTTCATATGATGCTATTGATTTCTCAAATCTCCTACGTTTCTAtgataacaataatgatTATGAACAAAATTTaccaaatattgataatgctCCATTACtcaatgaaatttcaatatcCTCTTCTATT GTTGTCGGTGATATTCCTGAATCATATTGTAGAATAAATAACTTATTCCTACGTAATAATGAACTCAATGGAACAGTACCATCATGTATTATATGTCTTGGTGGCAACAAAGGTGGTGGTATGGTTTTACCAAatccattattaaatttcaatataACTTCTGAACCATATTGcccaaatttcaaaattgatGAAAACTATACAAATTTATTACCAACTGATGGAACTggaaatataataattactgGTACTAATTTAGGTTGGGCGGAAGGATATGGTTTAACACCAATTATcgcaaattcaaaattagcTATTACCATTCCAAAGGGTGTTGGTACAAATAAGAACATTACTGTAACTTTCCAAAATGGTGAACAGGGAACATTTTATTATAGTTACATTCCTCCTTTCATTAAATCTTACGCAATTATAGAGCTTTTCGGTCAGAAATTTTTCACAATAAATGGTACTGGTTTCAATTATCAGAATTCTAATAACATCACTATTAATGATCAACaatttacatttattaatGCATTGGGAGGAGGTGATAATGATGGTTTGACAGGATGgtatttttttgatatacCAAATTTTGCTACTGAGAGTAATTTTACAGTATCTGCACTTGTAGGTGGTCAAAGTTCAAATGAAgttacattttattatttcaactCAATCAATATTACTGAAGAgaaattagttttaaataatacagGTGGTTCAGTAGATATTAATGGTTCATTTGGTACTAATAATACATCATTAGTTTCAGTCTCAATCAATGGTACCAATTGTTTAGTTACATCATACACAAACTCAAAATTAACAATTACATATCCATCAAATCAAGTTGGAGATAATTATGTTTTAACTTTGAATGTTGGTGGTTATGCAGTTAatcttgttgttgaataCATTGAAGGCGGTGAAACtccaacaccatcaacaacaccatcaacaacaccatcaacaacaccatcaacaacaccatcaataacaccatcaacaactCCATCAACAACTCCAAGTTCAACACCAACCCAATCACCTGGTGATGATGGATCAACATCTTcaacattatcaatttcattttatttaattactttgttattattaattcaacaatttatttaa